One Lutzomyia longipalpis isolate SR_M1_2022 chromosome 4, ASM2433408v1 DNA segment encodes these proteins:
- the LOC129796523 gene encoding acetyl-CoA acetyltransferase, mitochondrial isoform X2: MALRISQFLPSGRRFFSTKLNDVVIVSATRTPMGSFQSALAPLSASQLGAQAIESAVKQAGIAKEDVGEVIMGNVVSAGMGQAPARQAAIFAGLPKSTICTTVNKVCSSGLKSVMMASQTLALGQADVIVAGGMESMSNVPFYMKRGDTPYGGIKLIDGIVHDGLWDVYNQFHMGNCAENTAKKMGITRQDQDAYAINSYKRSANAWSSKILDAEITPVKVPQKKGKEPLVVTEDEEYRRVNFDKFGKLATVFQRDGGTVTAGNASTLNDGGSALVLMTSAAAEKFKCKPLARIVGYQDAETDPIDFPIAPALAIPKLLAKCGINKDDVAMWEINEAFSVVVLANIQKLNIDPEKVNVHGGAVSLGHPIGMSGARIVTHLAHTLKPGQIGCASICNGGGGASSLLVEKL, encoded by the exons ATGGCACTGAGAATATCACAG TTCCTTCCGTCTGGACGGCGTTTCTTCAGCACTAAGCTCAATGATGTTGTTATCGTGTCAGCCACAAGGACCCCAATGGGAAGCTTTCAGAGTGCCCTTGCACCACTGAGCGCCAGTCAGCTTGGGGCTCAGGCAATTGAGAGCGCCGTGAAGCAAGCTGGCATTGCCAAGGAGGACGTTGGGGAGGTGATAATGGGGAATGTGGTGAGTGCTGGAATGGGGCAGGCACCAGCTAGGCAAGCTGCAATCTTCGCTGGACTTCCCAAGTCAACAATTTGTACGACAGTTAACAAAGTTTGCTCTTCGGGGCTCAAGAGCGTCATGATGGCATCACAGACACTAGCCCTGGGTCAAGCAGATGTCATTGTAGCTGGTGGAATGGAATCAATGTCCAATGTTCCCTTCTACATGAAGAGAG GTGATACTCCATACGGTGGAATTAAGTTGATCGATGGAATTGTTCATGATGGTCTCTGGGACGTTTACAATCAATTCCACATGGGCAACTGTGCGGAGAATACAGCCAAGAAAATGGGTATCACACGTCAGGATCAGGATGCATATGCCATCAATAGCTACAAGCGTAGTGCAAATGCGTGGAGCAGTAAAATTTTGGATGCTGAAATTACTCCAGTTAAAGTGCCacaaaagaaaggaaaagagcCACTGGTGGTAACTGAGGATGAAGAATACCGCAGAGTAAATTTCGATAAGTTTGGAAAATTAGCTACTGTATTTCAAAGGGATGGAGGTACTGTCACCGCAGGAAATGCTTCAACACTCAACGATGGAGGATCAGCTCTAGTCCTCATGACTTCTGCTGCAGCTGAAAAGTTCAAGTGCAAACCCCTGGCAAGGATTGTCGGCTATCAAGATGCTGAAACTGATCCAATTGACTTTCCGATCGCTCCAGCACTTGCAATACCCAAACTTTTGGCAAAGTGTGGAATTAACAAGGATGATGTAGCCATGTGGGAGATAAATGAGGCCTTTTCCGTTGTTGTTCTTGCCAATATCCAAAAGCTCAACATTGATCCCGAAAAGGTGAACGTTCACGGTGGTGCTGTGTCCCTTGGGCATCCAATTGGAATGTCTGGTGCGAGGATTGTCACCCACCTTGCGCATACTCTCAAGCCTGGACAAATTGGATGTGCTTCAATCTGCAACGGTGGCGGTGGAGCTTCTTCCCTACTTGTTGAGAAGCTGTAA
- the LOC129796523 gene encoding acetyl-CoA acetyltransferase, mitochondrial isoform X1 — MALRISQFLPSGRRFFSTKLNDVVIVSATRTPMGSFQSALAPLSASQLGAQAIESAVKQAGIAKEDVGEVIMGNVVSAGMGQAPARQAAIFAGLPKSTICTTVNKVCSSGLKSVMMASQTLALGQADVIVAGGMESMSNVPFYMKRGDTPYGGIKLIDGIVHDGLWDVYNQFHMGNCAENTAKKMGITRQDQDAYAINSYKRSANAWSSKILDAEITPVKVPQKKGKEPLVVTEDEEYRRVNFDKFGKLATVFQRDGGTVTAGNASTLNDGGSALVLMTSAAAEKFKCKPLARIVGYQDAETDPIDFPIAPALAIPKLLAKCGINKDDVAMWEINEAFSVVVLANIQKLNIDPEKVNVHGGAVSLGHPIGMSGARIVTHLAHTLKPGQIGCASICNGGGGASSLLVEKLHSKPTGKPIVTLYSTKECTLCHEVIEDLTPFREMIELEVVDISQKENVKFLRLYRYDIPVIFLNGQFVSEHRLNLDIFRRRLQEILNEE, encoded by the exons ATGGCACTGAGAATATCACAG TTCCTTCCGTCTGGACGGCGTTTCTTCAGCACTAAGCTCAATGATGTTGTTATCGTGTCAGCCACAAGGACCCCAATGGGAAGCTTTCAGAGTGCCCTTGCACCACTGAGCGCCAGTCAGCTTGGGGCTCAGGCAATTGAGAGCGCCGTGAAGCAAGCTGGCATTGCCAAGGAGGACGTTGGGGAGGTGATAATGGGGAATGTGGTGAGTGCTGGAATGGGGCAGGCACCAGCTAGGCAAGCTGCAATCTTCGCTGGACTTCCCAAGTCAACAATTTGTACGACAGTTAACAAAGTTTGCTCTTCGGGGCTCAAGAGCGTCATGATGGCATCACAGACACTAGCCCTGGGTCAAGCAGATGTCATTGTAGCTGGTGGAATGGAATCAATGTCCAATGTTCCCTTCTACATGAAGAGAG GTGATACTCCATACGGTGGAATTAAGTTGATCGATGGAATTGTTCATGATGGTCTCTGGGACGTTTACAATCAATTCCACATGGGCAACTGTGCGGAGAATACAGCCAAGAAAATGGGTATCACACGTCAGGATCAGGATGCATATGCCATCAATAGCTACAAGCGTAGTGCAAATGCGTGGAGCAGTAAAATTTTGGATGCTGAAATTACTCCAGTTAAAGTGCCacaaaagaaaggaaaagagcCACTGGTGGTAACTGAGGATGAAGAATACCGCAGAGTAAATTTCGATAAGTTTGGAAAATTAGCTACTGTATTTCAAAGGGATGGAGGTACTGTCACCGCAGGAAATGCTTCAACACTCAACGATGGAGGATCAGCTCTAGTCCTCATGACTTCTGCTGCAGCTGAAAAGTTCAAGTGCAAACCCCTGGCAAGGATTGTCGGCTATCAAGATGCTGAAACTGATCCAATTGACTTTCCGATCGCTCCAGCACTTGCAATACCCAAACTTTTGGCAAAGTGTGGAATTAACAAGGATGATGTAGCCATGTGGGAGATAAATGAGGCCTTTTCCGTTGTTGTTCTTGCCAATATCCAAAAGCTCAACATTGATCCCGAAAAGGTGAACGTTCACGGTGGTGCTGTGTCCCTTGGGCATCCAATTGGAATGTCTGGTGCGAGGATTGTCACCCACCTTGCGCATACTCTCAAGCCTGGACAAATTGGATGTGCTTCAATCTGCAACGGTGGCGGTGGAGCTTCTTCCCTACTTGTTGAGAAGCT GCACAGCAAACCTACAGGAAAGCCCATAGTTACACTTTATTCAACTAAAGAATGCACTTTATGCCATGAAGTCATTGAAGATCTGACACCATTTAGAGAAATGATTGAGCTGGAAGTTGTGGATATTagtcaaaaggaaaatgtgaaatttcttAGGCTTTATCGGTACGATATTCCggtaatttttctcaatggaCAGTTTGTGAGTGAACACAGATTGAATTTAGATATCTTCCGGAGGAGGcttcaagaaattctcaatgaagaataa